A window of Synechococcus sp. MEDNS5 contains these coding sequences:
- a CDS encoding VOC family protein, which translates to MQDPKLTLSWVLAARDPQRLAAFYAGLLQTEACTGLAEHHWIVPLPEGGSLQIYTPSRRRPWPASGAVLAPCLQRVTSHNSLEDLRSWRDGVIALGGSSTEEPRQESFGAECWLKDPEGQRFLLLVIQSKEAPQEAM; encoded by the coding sequence ATGCAAGACCCAAAGCTCACCCTCAGCTGGGTCCTGGCCGCGCGGGACCCTCAAAGACTGGCAGCGTTTTATGCCGGTCTGCTTCAGACCGAAGCCTGCACGGGACTGGCGGAACACCATTGGATCGTTCCCTTACCGGAGGGAGGGTCGCTGCAGATCTACACGCCGTCACGACGTCGCCCATGGCCTGCCTCAGGCGCCGTGCTGGCACCTTGCCTTCAGCGGGTGACAAGCCACAACAGCCTGGAGGACCTCCGGTCCTGGCGCGATGGAGTCATCGCCCTGGGCGGATCCAGCACGGAAGAACCCCGCCAGGAATCTTTCGGCGCGGAATGCTGGCTCAAAGATCCCGAAGGTCAACGCTTTTTGCTTTTGGTGATCCAATCAAAGGAGGCTCCACAGGAGGCGATGTGA